A window of the Fuscovulum sp. genome harbors these coding sequences:
- a CDS encoding DUF1223 domain-containing protein, translated as MAQSTEGVVVELYTSQGCASCPPADEFLAELATHKEVIPLALHVDYWDYIGWEDSFAQAAFTERQKMYARAVKSRLIYTPQMIIGGVDRVEGNTPDAVVNLIGKHLAVERTVQVTIERRGERVVIRAVAEPPLSGGAVVQLVRYMPAAEVAIERGENAGRLVTYRNIVTEWTKVADWPGLAPLEIEAAAPGDAPVVVIVQEPGPAAVLAAARLE; from the coding sequence ATGGCGCAATCTACCGAGGGCGTGGTGGTGGAGCTGTACACGAGCCAGGGCTGTGCGTCCTGCCCGCCTGCGGATGAATTTCTGGCTGAACTGGCCACGCATAAGGAAGTGATCCCGCTCGCGCTGCATGTGGATTACTGGGATTACATCGGCTGGGAAGACAGCTTTGCGCAGGCTGCGTTCACCGAGCGGCAGAAGATGTATGCCCGCGCGGTGAAGAGCCGGTTGATCTATACGCCGCAGATGATCATCGGGGGCGTGGACCGGGTCGAGGGGAATACGCCCGACGCGGTGGTGAACCTGATCGGCAAGCATCTGGCGGTAGAGCGCACGGTGCAGGTGACGATCGAGCGGCGGGGCGAGCGGGTGGTCATCCGCGCCGTGGCCGAGCCGCCCTTGAGCGGGGGCGCGGTGGTGCAGCTGGTGCGCTATATGCCGGCGGCCGAGGTGGCCATCGAGCGGGGCGAGAATGCGGGCCGGTTGGTGACCTATCGCAACATCGTGACGGAATGGACAAAGGTTGCCGATTGGCCGGGGCTGGCACCGCTGGAGATCGAGGCGGCGGCACCGGGCGATGCGCCGGTGGTGGTGATCGTGCAAGAGCCCGGCCCGGCGGCGGTACTGGCGGCGGCGCGGCTGGAATAG
- the acnA gene encoding aconitate hydratase AcnA, translated as MTVTVGHDSAKTRQTLTAGGKTVAYYSIPAAQAAGLGDFARLPAALKVVLENMLRFEDGKTVSLDDIRAFGDWAKMGGQNPREIAYRPARVLMQDFTGVPAVVDLAAMRDGILGLGGNAQQINPLAPVDLVIDHSVMIDEFGTPRAFQANVDREYERNMERYVFLKWGQNAFNNFRVVPPGTGICHQVNLEYLAQTVWTDKDQHGNEVAYPDTLVGTDSHTTMVNGLAVLGWGVGGIEAEAAMLGQPVSMLIPEVVGFKLTGQMMEGTTATDLVLKVVQMLRKHGVVNKFVEFYGDGLDRLPLADRATIANMAPEYGATCGFFPIDDETLRYLHMTGRDEARIALVEAYAKANGMWRGPDYDPVYTSTLHLDMGSIVPAISGPKRPQDFLPLDTAKQAFGDYIRTTRKLPAVSDAQKAELVGEGGNPAPADLPGNFDGFSSAAVAGTDYKLRDGSVVIASITSCTNTSNPYVMIGAGLVARKARALGLNRKPWVKTSLAPGSQVVSEYLNAAGLQEDLDAIGFNLVGYGCTTCIGNSGPLQPEISAAINEGDLVATAVLSGNRNFEGRISPDVRANYLASPPLVVAYALAGDMNIDLTKEPLGMGTNGPVYLRDVWPTNKEIADLVHATVTRAAFQKKYADVFKGDEKWQAVKVTEAETYDWPPTSTYIQNPPYFKGMAKTPGTIKNITGARVLALLGDMITTDHISPAGSFKATTPAGKYLVERQVPVSEFNSYGARRGNHEVMMRGTFANIRIKNEMLDGVEGGYTKGPDGAQTSIFDASMAYQDQGTPLVIFGGIEYGAGSSRDWAAKGTALLGVKAVIAESFERIHRSNLVGMGVIPFEFTEGMTRKSLGLTGDEHVSIEGLEGDLKPLSLVPCHITYADGTTKTIQIKCRIDTEIEIEYVEHGGVLHYVLRNLASA; from the coding sequence ATGACCGTCACCGTCGGACATGATAGCGCAAAGACCCGCCAGACCCTCACCGCAGGCGGCAAGACCGTCGCCTATTACTCCATCCCGGCCGCGCAGGCCGCAGGCTTGGGCGATTTCGCCCGCCTGCCCGCCGCGCTCAAGGTGGTGCTGGAAAACATGCTGCGGTTCGAAGATGGCAAAACCGTCTCGCTCGATGACATCCGCGCTTTCGGTGACTGGGCAAAGATGGGCGGCCAGAACCCGCGCGAAATCGCCTACCGCCCCGCCCGCGTCCTGATGCAGGATTTCACCGGCGTTCCCGCCGTGGTGGACCTTGCCGCGATGCGCGACGGCATCCTTGGCCTCGGCGGCAATGCCCAGCAGATCAACCCGCTCGCCCCGGTCGATCTGGTGATCGACCATTCGGTGATGATCGATGAATTCGGCACCCCGCGCGCGTTTCAGGCCAACGTCGACCGCGAATATGAACGCAACATGGAACGCTATGTGTTCCTGAAATGGGGCCAGAACGCCTTCAACAACTTCCGCGTCGTGCCGCCCGGCACCGGCATCTGCCATCAGGTCAACCTTGAGTACCTGGCGCAGACCGTCTGGACGGACAAGGACCAGCACGGCAACGAAGTCGCCTACCCCGACACCCTCGTCGGCACCGACAGCCACACCACCATGGTCAACGGCCTCGCCGTCCTCGGCTGGGGCGTCGGCGGGATCGAGGCCGAGGCCGCGATGCTGGGTCAGCCCGTTTCCATGCTGATCCCCGAAGTCGTGGGCTTCAAGCTGACCGGTCAGATGATGGAAGGCACCACCGCCACCGATCTGGTGCTGAAGGTCGTGCAGATGCTGCGCAAGCATGGCGTGGTGAACAAGTTCGTCGAATTCTACGGCGACGGTCTGGATCGCCTGCCGCTGGCCGACCGCGCCACCATCGCGAACATGGCCCCCGAATACGGCGCCACCTGCGGCTTCTTCCCGATCGATGATGAAACCCTGCGTTACCTGCACATGACGGGCCGGGATGAGGCGCGCATCGCGCTGGTCGAGGCTTATGCCAAAGCCAACGGCATGTGGCGCGGCCCGGATTACGATCCGGTCTACACCTCCACCCTGCATCTCGATATGGGCAGCATCGTTCCCGCCATTTCCGGCCCGAAGCGCCCGCAGGATTTCCTGCCGCTGGATACCGCCAAACAGGCCTTTGGCGATTACATCCGCACCACCCGCAAACTGCCCGCCGTGTCGGATGCGCAAAAGGCCGAACTCGTGGGCGAAGGCGGCAACCCCGCCCCGGCCGATCTGCCCGGCAATTTCGACGGCTTCTCCTCGGCCGCTGTTGCGGGCACCGATTACAAACTGCGTGACGGCTCGGTTGTGATCGCCTCGATCACCTCCTGCACCAACACCTCAAACCCCTATGTGATGATCGGCGCCGGTCTCGTCGCCCGCAAGGCGCGCGCCCTTGGCCTGAACCGGAAACCTTGGGTAAAAACCTCGCTCGCCCCCGGATCGCAGGTCGTGTCCGAATACCTGAACGCGGCAGGCCTGCAAGAAGACCTCGACGCCATCGGCTTTAACCTCGTGGGCTATGGCTGCACCACTTGCATCGGCAACTCCGGCCCGCTGCAACCCGAAATCTCGGCGGCCATCAACGAAGGGGACCTCGTCGCCACGGCCGTCCTGTCGGGCAACCGCAACTTTGAAGGCCGCATCTCGCCCGACGTCCGCGCCAACTACCTCGCCTCGCCCCCGCTCGTGGTGGCCTATGCGCTGGCAGGTGACATGAACATCGACCTGACCAAGGAACCCTTGGGCATGGGCACCAACGGCCCGGTCTATCTGCGCGATGTCTGGCCCACCAACAAGGAAATCGCCGATCTGGTTCATGCCACCGTCACCCGCGCGGCCTTCCAGAAGAAGTATGCCGATGTCTTCAAGGGCGATGAAAAGTGGCAAGCGGTCAAGGTGACCGAGGCGGAAACCTATGACTGGCCGCCCACCTCGACCTACATCCAGAACCCGCCTTACTTCAAAGGCATGGCCAAAACGCCCGGCACCATCAAGAACATCACCGGCGCCCGCGTTCTGGCCCTTTTGGGCGACATGATCACGACCGACCACATCTCCCCCGCAGGCTCGTTCAAAGCGACCACGCCTGCTGGGAAATACCTTGTCGAACGTCAGGTCCCGGTGTCCGAGTTCAACTCCTACGGTGCACGTCGCGGCAACCATGAAGTGATGATGCGCGGCACCTTCGCCAATATCCGCATCAAGAACGAAATGCTCGATGGCGTCGAAGGCGGCTACACCAAGGGCCCGGATGGCGCACAAACCTCGATCTTCGATGCGTCCATGGCCTATCAGGACCAGGGCACGCCCCTCGTGATCTTCGGCGGCATCGAATACGGCGCAGGCTCCAGCCGCGACTGGGCCGCCAAGGGCACCGCCCTGCTGGGCGTCAAGGCCGTGATCGCCGAATCCTTCGAACGCATCCACCGCTCCAACCTCGTTGGCATGGGTGTCATTCCGTTCGAATTCACCGAAGGCATGACGCGCAAGTCGCTGGGCCTGACAGGCGACGAACACGTCAGCATCGAAGGTCTGGAAGGCGATCTCAAGCCGCTCTCCCTCGTGCCGTGCCACATCACCTATGCCGACGGCACCACCAAGACGATTCAGATCAAGTGCCGTATCGATACAGAGATCGAGATCGAATATGTCGAACATGGCGGCGTGCTGCACTACGTGCTGCGCAATCTCGCCTCTGCCTGA
- a CDS encoding DMT family transporter: MQQPTEASTRQGILLMLLSLLMFTVMDALAKGLVQRYPTPQVVWARFAGQLFLVVLILNIRLAPALRTKHPRLHALRSLTQLGATGFFFASLTHIGLAEATALADINPVLITLGAALFLGEKLGPRRIAGVVAAMIGALIIIRPGADVFTPAALLPLACAVCYAASALLTRKVGMTESPWTAMFYGALLGTLVTSAMMPAVWQPIAASDLWLFAIVGCLGTAAQICLIRAFSVAEAGAIAPFGYGGILLATLWGVLFYDEWPDALAFLGAFIIVASGTYIWHRETRAKRA; encoded by the coding sequence ATGCAGCAGCCGACCGAAGCCTCCACCCGTCAGGGCATCCTCCTGATGCTGCTCTCACTTTTGATGTTCACCGTGATGGATGCGCTGGCCAAGGGTCTGGTGCAGCGCTACCCGACACCGCAGGTCGTTTGGGCGCGCTTTGCGGGGCAGTTGTTCCTTGTGGTGCTGATCCTGAACATCCGCCTTGCCCCGGCCCTGCGCACCAAACACCCGCGCCTGCACGCCCTGCGGTCCCTCACTCAACTGGGCGCAACCGGCTTCTTCTTCGCTTCTCTCACCCATATCGGTCTGGCCGAGGCGACGGCGCTTGCCGATATCAACCCCGTCCTGATCACACTGGGTGCCGCGCTGTTCCTTGGCGAAAAACTCGGCCCCCGCCGCATCGCGGGCGTTGTCGCCGCCATGATCGGCGCGCTCATCATCATCCGCCCCGGTGCGGATGTGTTCACCCCCGCCGCCCTGCTCCCCTTGGCCTGCGCTGTCTGCTACGCCGCCTCGGCGCTCCTCACCCGCAAGGTCGGCATGACCGAAAGCCCCTGGACAGCCATGTTCTACGGCGCGCTTCTGGGCACCCTAGTCACCAGCGCGATGATGCCCGCCGTCTGGCAACCCATCGCAGCATCCGATCTGTGGCTATTCGCCATCGTGGGCTGCCTTGGCACCGCCGCGCAGATCTGCCTGATCCGCGCCTTCTCCGTGGCCGAGGCAGGGGCCATCGCCCCCTTCGGCTATGGCGGCATCCTGCTGGCCACACTCTGGGGCGTCCTGTTCTACGACGAATGGCCCGACGCGCTCGCCTTTCTGGGCGCTTTCATCATCGTGGCTTCCGGCACCTATATCTGGCACCGCGAAACGCGCGCCAAACGCGCCTGA
- a CDS encoding DsbE family thiol:disulfide interchange protein, whose protein sequence is MARWLMVLPPVLFLGLAGMFYVGMQRQNPDDLQSVFLERQAPAVPVAPLPGFPLLTDADLRTGEVTVVNFWASWCPPCRAEHPVLLEMAERGIRVAGINMRDKAEDATAYLEADGNPFFALGFDPSGRDRVEWGVTAPPETFIIRGDGTVAFRFIGPLVGTDYEARFVPALEAALAENAGS, encoded by the coding sequence ATGGCTAGATGGTTGATGGTGCTGCCGCCGGTGCTGTTCCTGGGGCTGGCGGGGATGTTCTATGTGGGGATGCAGCGGCAGAACCCCGATGACCTGCAATCGGTCTTTCTGGAGCGGCAGGCACCTGCGGTGCCGGTGGCACCTTTGCCGGGATTTCCCCTGTTGACGGATGCCGATCTGCGGACGGGAGAAGTTACGGTAGTGAACTTCTGGGCGAGCTGGTGCCCGCCCTGCCGGGCGGAGCATCCGGTTTTGTTGGAGATGGCGGAGAGGGGCATCCGGGTTGCGGGCATCAACATGCGCGACAAGGCGGAAGATGCGACTGCTTATCTTGAGGCGGACGGCAATCCTTTCTTCGCGCTTGGTTTCGATCCGAGTGGGCGGGACCGGGTGGAATGGGGTGTGACCGCACCGCCGGAGACGTTCATCATCCGGGGCGACGGGACGGTGGCGTTCCGTTTCATCGGGCCGCTGGTGGGCACGGATTACGAGGCGCGTTTCGTGCCGGCGCTGGAAGCGGCGCTGGCGGAGAATGCGGGAAGCTGA